The following proteins come from a genomic window of Kitasatospora sp. NBC_01246:
- a CDS encoding NHL domain-containing thioredoxin family protein — MASRARVRAPELVGAGGWLNTGGKELKLADLRGKCVVLDFWTFCCINCLHVLDELRELEEKHRDTVVIVGVHSPKFVHEADHQAVVDAVARYEVHHPVLDDPALATWKQYAVRAWPTLVVIDPEGYVVAQHAGEGHAHAIARLVEELEEEHAAKGTLRRGDGPYVAPEPTAGDLKFPGKAVRLPNGHFLVADSGHHSLVELAEDGESVVRRIGDGVRGLVDGTSPRFSEPQGLALLPEGSAYDVIVADTVNHALRGVRLADGSVDTLAGTGRQWWQGSATEGPAREVDLSSPWDVAWFDGEVWIAMAGVHQLWAYDPAAGTVRVAAGTTNEGLVDGPAAEAWFAQPSGLAVSADGERLWVADSETSALRSVSRETKAVETAVGTGLFDFGHRDGEAGQALLQHPLGVTVLPDGSVAVSDTYNHALRRFDPASGEVTTLATDLREPSGAVLVDDDIVVIESARHRLTRLRLPEEAVRVESVAHRTQRAATEVAAGAFQLDVVFSAPTGQKLDERYGPSTRLLVSSTPPELLVSGAGADSALSRELVLSDQVAEGVLHVSAMAASCDDDPEIEFPSCHVHQQDWGVPVKLTADGTRRLPLVLAGME, encoded by the coding sequence ATGGCTTCTCGTGCACGTGTCCGCGCCCCCGAGCTGGTCGGCGCCGGTGGATGGCTCAACACAGGCGGCAAGGAACTCAAGCTTGCCGACCTGCGAGGTAAGTGTGTCGTACTAGACTTCTGGACCTTCTGCTGCATCAACTGTCTGCATGTCCTGGACGAGCTCCGTGAGCTGGAGGAGAAGCACCGCGACACCGTGGTGATCGTCGGCGTGCACTCGCCCAAGTTCGTGCACGAGGCCGACCACCAGGCCGTGGTCGACGCCGTCGCCCGGTACGAGGTGCACCACCCGGTGCTGGACGACCCGGCGCTCGCCACCTGGAAGCAGTACGCGGTGCGCGCCTGGCCGACGCTGGTGGTGATCGACCCCGAGGGGTACGTGGTCGCCCAGCACGCCGGTGAGGGGCACGCGCACGCCATCGCCCGGCTGGTGGAGGAGCTGGAGGAGGAGCACGCCGCCAAGGGCACGCTGCGCCGCGGCGACGGTCCGTACGTGGCGCCGGAGCCCACCGCGGGGGACCTCAAGTTCCCCGGCAAGGCCGTCCGGCTGCCGAACGGGCACTTCCTGGTCGCCGACTCCGGGCACCACTCGCTGGTCGAGCTGGCCGAGGACGGCGAGAGCGTCGTCCGCCGGATCGGGGACGGCGTGCGCGGCCTGGTCGACGGCACCTCCCCCCGGTTCAGCGAGCCGCAGGGCCTCGCCCTGCTCCCCGAGGGCTCGGCCTACGACGTGATCGTGGCCGACACCGTGAACCACGCGCTGCGCGGCGTCCGGCTGGCCGACGGCAGCGTCGACACCCTGGCCGGCACCGGCCGGCAGTGGTGGCAGGGCTCGGCCACCGAGGGCCCGGCCCGCGAGGTCGACCTCTCCTCGCCGTGGGACGTCGCCTGGTTCGACGGCGAGGTCTGGATCGCCATGGCCGGTGTCCACCAGCTCTGGGCGTACGACCCGGCGGCCGGCACCGTCCGGGTCGCGGCCGGCACCACCAATGAGGGCCTGGTCGACGGCCCCGCCGCCGAGGCCTGGTTCGCCCAGCCGTCCGGCCTGGCGGTCTCGGCGGACGGCGAGCGGCTCTGGGTGGCCGACTCGGAGACCTCGGCGCTGCGGTCGGTTTCACGTGAAACGAAGGCGGTCGAGACCGCCGTCGGCACCGGCCTCTTCGACTTCGGGCACCGCGACGGCGAGGCGGGGCAGGCGCTGCTCCAGCACCCGCTGGGCGTCACCGTGCTGCCCGACGGCTCGGTGGCCGTCAGCGACACCTACAACCACGCGCTGCGCCGCTTCGACCCGGCCAGCGGCGAGGTGACCACGCTCGCCACCGACCTGCGCGAGCCCTCCGGCGCGGTGCTGGTCGACGACGACATCGTGGTGATCGAGTCCGCCCGGCACCGGCTCACCCGGCTGCGGCTGCCCGAGGAGGCCGTCCGGGTCGAGTCGGTGGCGCACCGCACCCAGCGGGCCGCCACCGAGGTCGCCGCCGGCGCGTTCCAGCTGGACGTGGTCTTCTCGGCGCCCACCGGCCAGAAGCTGGACGAGCGCTACGGCCCGTCCACCCGGCTGCTGGTCAGCTCCACCCCGCCCGAGCTGCTGGTCTCCGGCGCGGGCGCGGACTCCGCGCTCTCCCGCGAGCTGGTGCTCTCCGACCAGGTGGCCGAGGGCGTGCTGCACGTCTCGGCGATGGCCGCCTCCTGCGACGACGACCCGGAGATCGAGTTCCCGTCCTGCCACGTCCACCAGCAGGACTGGGGCGTGCCGGTGAAGCTGACGGCGGACGGCACGCGCCGGCTGCCCCTGGTGCTCGCCGGGATGGAGTAG
- a CDS encoding SLATT domain-containing protein, producing the protein MSLIPAGLPESHQSIAAEADRIHESALWSAQGQFEQAKLWRLINLFLGVPAAALAAISGGTALGGDLGIWPGVLALISAALTATLTTVNASRRMTQAQASANAYLQLQTAARQFLTIDLADLTREDARDALRNLTNSRDELNKTSDPPGRLAYKKSKKNISGGGQNYSADGDE; encoded by the coding sequence GTGTCACTGATCCCCGCGGGTCTGCCCGAGTCGCACCAATCCATTGCTGCGGAAGCTGACCGCATTCATGAGAGCGCACTGTGGAGCGCGCAAGGCCAGTTTGAGCAAGCAAAGCTGTGGCGCCTCATCAACCTCTTTCTTGGTGTTCCGGCAGCAGCGCTTGCCGCCATCTCTGGTGGAACCGCCCTCGGCGGGGACCTCGGAATCTGGCCCGGGGTCCTGGCGCTCATTTCAGCAGCCCTCACCGCCACATTGACCACAGTCAATGCCTCGCGCCGGATGACGCAGGCTCAAGCATCGGCAAACGCCTATCTTCAGCTCCAGACGGCCGCGCGGCAGTTCCTTACGATTGACCTTGCCGATTTGACCCGAGAGGATGCGCGGGACGCGTTGCGCAATCTTACGAACAGCCGGGACGAGCTGAACAAGACGTCCGATCCTCCGGGCCGGCTGGCCTACAAGAAATCCAAGAAGAACATCAGTGGTGGGGGTCAAAACTACTCTGCGGACGGAGATGAATGA
- a CDS encoding SMODS domain-containing nucleotidyltransferase: protein MRMALTVASAFNEFDSVVKPSPATWTKVCERRDAVLKVIGKAFPAGGDIRYQSAKIIGSLGRNTACRPVDDIDLMVYLHIDADLWAQKYRDDSSEFLYRVRRVLNEHSPVRKVGARGQAVRFFYVDGLSVDVAPVEKYTSGNYGIPDGSGNWLTTNPVKHETYLTERNDAVSGDLKKIIRFAKKWNKAHSSRLASFHLEMMVARTYGTLGGNSRTALRLFFDYNLYNLSVQDPAGFSGDLSSYLTQSNRDAVNDGLKAARDRADLALAAENRGDHREAIRLWRIILGNDFPIFG from the coding sequence ATGAGGATGGCGCTGACTGTTGCTTCGGCGTTCAATGAGTTCGACTCTGTGGTGAAGCCATCGCCCGCCACGTGGACCAAAGTGTGTGAGCGTCGAGACGCCGTCCTGAAGGTCATAGGGAAGGCATTTCCTGCCGGCGGCGACATCAGGTACCAGTCGGCTAAGATCATCGGTTCGCTGGGTCGGAACACCGCCTGCCGCCCTGTCGATGACATCGACCTCATGGTCTACCTGCATATTGATGCGGACTTGTGGGCTCAGAAGTACCGAGACGACTCATCTGAATTTCTGTATAGGGTTCGACGGGTTCTAAATGAACACTCTCCTGTGCGCAAGGTTGGCGCACGCGGTCAAGCTGTTCGATTCTTCTATGTCGACGGCCTTAGCGTAGATGTGGCGCCGGTCGAGAAATATACAAGTGGGAACTATGGCATACCTGATGGATCGGGGAACTGGCTAACCACAAACCCTGTGAAGCACGAGACATACTTGACGGAACGAAACGATGCCGTCAGTGGCGACCTGAAGAAGATCATCCGATTTGCCAAGAAATGGAACAAGGCTCACAGCTCGCGCCTGGCTTCGTTCCATCTTGAAATGATGGTTGCCCGCACGTACGGCACGCTGGGAGGTAACTCGCGGACGGCGCTTCGACTGTTCTTCGACTATAATCTCTACAATCTCTCGGTGCAGGACCCGGCGGGGTTTAGTGGCGACCTCTCTTCATATCTGACCCAGTCGAATAGGGATGCTGTAAATGATGGTCTAAAGGCGGCTCGGGACAGGGCGGATCTCGCACTGGCAGCCGAGAATCGGGGTGACCACCGGGAGGCAATCAGGCTTTGGCGGATCATCCTCGGCAACGACTTCCCGATATTCGGGTGA
- a CDS encoding DUF5919 domain-containing protein — protein MSEAMLWPNIVRTTLKTGPDREIVAVYPYRSACTSAAWGQLISDARDDLFFAGFTNYFLWLEQPNFLSTLRAKAEAGCRVRFLLGDPNGETTRQRERVEDVALTVSTRIRITLENLAKLRDAEGLEARYSADDDATNHVGLSVFRFDSQALVTPHLARFVGHDSPMMHLRRQQDGGMFDRFTSHAEELWDRGVSVPTT, from the coding sequence GTGAGTGAAGCGATGCTGTGGCCGAACATCGTACGGACGACCCTGAAGACCGGCCCTGACCGGGAGATCGTCGCTGTCTACCCCTACCGCTCCGCCTGCACATCGGCAGCATGGGGGCAGCTGATCAGTGACGCCAGGGATGATCTGTTCTTCGCCGGTTTCACGAACTACTTCCTCTGGCTGGAGCAGCCCAACTTTCTGAGCACGCTGCGCGCCAAGGCCGAGGCCGGCTGTCGGGTGCGGTTCCTGCTGGGCGATCCGAACGGCGAGACCACGAGGCAGAGGGAACGGGTCGAGGACGTCGCCCTGACCGTCTCGACCCGTATCCGGATCACCCTGGAGAACCTGGCCAAGCTGCGCGACGCAGAGGGCCTGGAAGCCCGCTACAGCGCCGATGACGACGCAACCAACCACGTTGGCCTGTCCGTGTTCCGGTTCGACTCACAGGCCCTTGTGACGCCTCATCTGGCCCGGTTCGTCGGGCACGATTCACCGATGATGCACCTCCGCCGACAGCAGGACGGCGGGATGTTCGACCGGTTCACATCCCACGCCGAAGAACTCTGGGATCGCGGCGTTTCCGTGCCGACGACCTGA
- a CDS encoding recombinase family protein — MATNIGHLIGYARVSTDDQEAQLQHDALSAAGCARIFTDKASGKNTDRPELAAALDHLRPGDTLCVWKLDRFARSLIDLVTMVDALSARGIGFRVLTGALASIDPNTPDGRLMLQVVGAMAEFERSLIKDRTRAGLEAARAQGRTGGRPNVLDADKLAAAHARRAKGESVTVIAKALGVSRATLYRALGTE; from the coding sequence ATGGCGACGAACATCGGACACCTGATCGGCTACGCCCGAGTCTCCACCGACGATCAGGAGGCACAGCTTCAGCACGACGCGCTCTCCGCAGCGGGCTGCGCCCGGATCTTCACGGACAAGGCCAGCGGGAAGAACACTGACCGCCCGGAGCTTGCCGCCGCGCTGGACCACCTGCGCCCTGGCGACACGCTCTGCGTGTGGAAGCTGGACCGCTTCGCTCGGTCGCTCATCGACCTGGTGACCATGGTGGACGCGCTGTCGGCGCGGGGCATCGGCTTCAGGGTCCTGACGGGGGCGCTCGCCAGCATCGACCCGAACACTCCGGACGGCCGCCTCATGCTCCAGGTGGTCGGGGCGATGGCGGAGTTTGAGCGCAGCTTGATCAAGGACCGCACCCGCGCCGGCTTGGAGGCCGCCAGGGCGCAGGGGCGGACAGGCGGACGGCCGAACGTGCTGGACGCCGACAAACTCGCTGCGGCCCATGCCCGCCGTGCGAAGGGTGAGAGCGTGACCGTGATCGCCAAGGCGTTGGGAGTCAGCCGGGCGACCCTGTACCGGGCGCTCGGAACCGAGTAA
- a CDS encoding recombinase family protein, with protein sequence MHHHTLCDLYLRLSLDRDGKTAIERQEADCRAWAERNGLTVRKVHIDRGRSGFKDVERKGFDSALAAVTAGVVGTLIVWKLDRLSRKGIGQVGKVLDDIEKAGGRLVSVVDGLDTSNDSARMVVAMLAELARSESKNLGTRVAHAKRHLRRQGQWIGGRPPYGLLVDPTTKKLVHDPETAVYARLIADDALAGKSLVQIARLLNEYDIPSARGGQWNAASIMNLVKSPAFAGLMPETETIEAEDGSRKFTSRVFPYRDPETLDTVSIGEGIVTVGERERIIRQLESRTRVHAGKRMPKPNGTALLTSLVFCGVPGCGRRMHKVGNSYQCMARRAGNQCPGASAMADRVDAYVSERFLSLLPALELDDPLLVTIADRWVKRTDPETFAKRDAVADEITDQEARLADLEEARYVRREFDRPGALDRYERLATRLLSRIDGLRADLANIPLPAIDITPMLDSELLYPAWEASTQDEKRGRLSLAIDGVFISKGERGKRFVPEQRVRIKWAAITE encoded by the coding sequence GTGCACCACCACACCCTGTGTGACCTGTACCTTCGGCTGTCCTTGGACCGGGACGGCAAGACGGCGATCGAACGGCAGGAAGCCGACTGCCGCGCATGGGCTGAGCGCAACGGCCTGACGGTCCGCAAGGTTCACATCGACCGGGGGCGCTCCGGGTTCAAGGACGTTGAGCGCAAAGGCTTCGACTCCGCCCTTGCCGCCGTCACAGCGGGCGTCGTCGGGACGCTGATCGTGTGGAAGCTGGACCGCCTGTCCCGCAAGGGCATCGGCCAGGTCGGCAAGGTCCTGGACGACATCGAGAAGGCGGGCGGCCGTTTGGTCTCCGTCGTGGACGGTCTCGACACCTCGAACGACTCGGCCCGCATGGTCGTCGCCATGCTCGCCGAACTCGCCCGCTCCGAGTCGAAGAACCTCGGCACCCGCGTGGCCCACGCGAAACGGCACCTCCGCCGACAGGGCCAGTGGATCGGCGGACGGCCCCCGTACGGGCTGTTGGTCGACCCCACCACGAAGAAGCTGGTGCACGACCCCGAGACGGCCGTCTACGCCCGCCTCATCGCGGACGACGCACTGGCCGGCAAGTCCCTGGTGCAGATCGCCCGGCTGCTCAACGAGTACGACATCCCCTCGGCCCGGGGTGGCCAGTGGAACGCCGCGAGCATCATGAACCTGGTCAAGTCGCCAGCCTTCGCCGGGCTCATGCCCGAGACCGAAACCATCGAAGCCGAGGACGGCAGCCGCAAGTTCACCAGCCGCGTGTTTCCCTACCGAGACCCTGAGACGCTGGACACCGTGAGCATCGGCGAGGGGATCGTCACGGTCGGCGAGCGCGAGCGGATCATCCGGCAGCTCGAATCCAGGACCCGCGTCCACGCGGGCAAACGTATGCCGAAGCCGAACGGCACGGCGCTGCTCACAAGCCTGGTGTTCTGCGGCGTGCCAGGGTGCGGTCGCCGGATGCACAAGGTGGGCAACAGCTACCAGTGCATGGCCCGCCGGGCGGGCAACCAGTGCCCCGGCGCCAGTGCCATGGCCGACCGGGTGGACGCGTACGTGTCCGAGCGCTTCCTGTCGCTGCTCCCCGCTCTGGAGTTGGACGACCCGTTGTTGGTGACCATCGCTGACCGGTGGGTGAAGCGAACTGACCCCGAGACCTTCGCCAAGCGAGACGCCGTAGCCGACGAGATCACCGACCAGGAAGCCCGGTTGGCCGACCTCGAAGAAGCACGCTACGTCCGTCGCGAGTTCGACCGCCCTGGTGCTCTCGACCGATACGAACGTCTCGCCACCCGGCTCCTGAGCCGCATCGACGGCCTGCGCGCCGACCTCGCCAACATCCCGCTGCCCGCCATCGACATCACTCCGATGCTGGACAGCGAATTGCTGTACCCGGCTTGGGAGGCTTCGACGCAAGATGAGAAGCGGGGTCGCCTGTCGCTGGCCATAGACGGCGTGTTCATCAGCAAGGGCGAACGCGGCAAGCGCTTCGTCCCGGAGCAGCGCGTCCGCATCAAGTGGGCAGCGATCACGGAGTAG
- a CDS encoding acyltransferase family protein, translating into MRRLTHAEFLAMRRFDALDGLRAVAAVIVVFFHYGGPQSRFLSGWIGVHAFFVLSGFLITTLMLRERDRTGRISLRNFYIRRVFRIVPLYYLGLLITMVAVYRSGHGWAVLMDHLPNYLGFMNEYHLAGDTPYLHTWTIGIEQKFYLVWPLALILVGLISDRLRIPLAVAAIALVLVPYNETWKGMGLHYSVLLIGALLAVVLHSRRGFALLSPLTHPVVGAVAGAGFLVLHAHLPDLTDHFGSEQPTVFLFGLGVALLLPTLLGPGPGRLLLSLRPLVFVGERSYGLYLLQASAVSLTAALAPWLPGGTPTFAAAVCLVALAAADLLHRRLETPMIEAGRRLITWCDTVSRRARPTVPAPAVAPDTTADPPATPALAGSPRPE; encoded by the coding sequence ATGCGCCGACTGACCCATGCCGAATTCCTCGCGATGCGGCGGTTCGACGCGCTGGACGGACTGCGCGCCGTCGCCGCCGTGATCGTCGTCTTCTTCCACTACGGCGGCCCGCAGTCCCGGTTCCTCTCCGGCTGGATCGGGGTGCACGCCTTCTTCGTCCTCTCCGGCTTCCTCATCACCACCCTGATGCTCCGGGAACGGGACCGGACCGGGCGCATATCGCTGCGGAACTTCTACATCCGGCGGGTGTTCCGGATCGTGCCGCTGTACTACCTGGGGCTGCTGATCACCATGGTCGCCGTCTACCGCTCCGGCCACGGCTGGGCGGTGCTGATGGACCACCTGCCGAACTACCTCGGCTTCATGAACGAGTACCACCTCGCCGGCGACACCCCGTACCTGCACACCTGGACCATCGGCATCGAGCAGAAGTTCTACCTGGTCTGGCCGCTCGCGCTGATCCTGGTCGGCCTGATCTCCGACCGGCTCCGCATCCCGCTCGCCGTGGCCGCGATCGCCCTCGTCCTGGTGCCGTACAACGAGACCTGGAAGGGCATGGGCCTGCACTACTCGGTGCTGCTGATCGGCGCGCTGCTCGCCGTCGTGCTGCACAGCCGCCGCGGCTTCGCCCTGCTCAGCCCGCTGACCCACCCGGTGGTCGGCGCGGTGGCCGGGGCCGGCTTCCTCGTCCTGCACGCCCACCTGCCGGACCTGACCGACCACTTCGGCAGCGAGCAGCCCACCGTCTTCCTCTTCGGCCTCGGCGTCGCCCTCCTGCTGCCCACCCTGCTCGGCCCCGGCCCGGGCCGCCTGCTGCTCTCGCTGCGCCCGCTGGTCTTCGTCGGCGAGCGCTCCTACGGCCTCTACCTGCTCCAGGCCTCGGCCGTCAGCCTCACCGCCGCCCTGGCCCCGTGGCTGCCCGGCGGCACCCCGACGTTCGCCGCCGCCGTCTGCCTGGTCGCGCTGGCCGCCGCCGACCTGCTGCACCGCCGCCTGGAGACACCGATGATCGAGGCCGGCCGCCGTCTGATCACCTGGTGCGACACCGTCTCCCGACGGGCCCGCCCCACCGTGCCCGCCCCGGCCGTCGCCCCCGACACCACCGCCGACCCCCCGGCCACCCCCGCCCTCGCCGGCAGCCCCCGCCCGGAGTGA
- a CDS encoding GNAT family N-acetyltransferase, whose translation MRTERLDLLPIGPEHAEGMAAALADPDLYTFTGGGPATAGDLRARYARLAAGSPDPAEAWGNWALRLRADGRLTGYVQATIGPDTAEIAWVLGTPWQGRGLATEAARALLDHLRASGVTTVLAHVHPDHRASAAVARALGLRPTDERQDGEVRWRSAPRS comes from the coding sequence CTGCGTACCGAGCGCCTGGACCTGCTGCCGATCGGCCCCGAGCACGCCGAGGGGATGGCCGCCGCCCTCGCCGACCCGGACCTCTACACCTTCACCGGCGGCGGACCGGCCACCGCCGGTGACCTGCGGGCCCGCTACGCCCGGCTCGCGGCAGGCTCTCCCGATCCCGCCGAGGCCTGGGGCAACTGGGCGCTCCGGCTGCGCGCCGACGGCCGGCTGACCGGCTACGTCCAGGCCACCATCGGCCCGGACACCGCCGAGATCGCCTGGGTCCTGGGCACCCCCTGGCAGGGGCGCGGCCTCGCCACCGAGGCGGCGCGCGCCCTGCTCGACCACCTCCGGGCGTCCGGCGTCACCACCGTCCTCGCCCACGTCCACCCCGACCACCGGGCCTCCGCCGCCGTCGCCCGGGCGCTCGGCCTGCGCCCCACCGACGAGCGGCAGGACGGCGAGGTCCGCTGGCGCTCGGCGCCGCGGTCCTGA
- a CDS encoding LURP-one-related/scramblase family protein, with product MRYLVREKLFAIGDDYWIEDDQGHKAFLVDGKVLRLRDTFELKDADGRVVAVVKEKAFTVRDAMRIEDADGEVVATVREKLFTPFRDKYLVELAGGGELKVHGDLIDKDYRIEDEHGDELARISRKWFRIRDTYGVEVADGADVGLLLAVAACVDHLTAQD from the coding sequence ATGCGGTACCTGGTCAGGGAGAAGCTGTTCGCGATCGGTGACGACTACTGGATCGAGGACGATCAGGGGCACAAGGCGTTCCTGGTGGACGGCAAGGTGCTGCGGCTGCGCGACACCTTCGAGCTGAAGGACGCCGACGGCCGGGTGGTCGCGGTGGTGAAGGAGAAGGCGTTCACCGTCCGGGACGCGATGAGGATCGAGGACGCCGACGGCGAGGTGGTGGCGACCGTCCGGGAGAAGCTGTTCACGCCGTTCCGCGACAAGTACCTGGTGGAGCTGGCCGGTGGCGGCGAGCTGAAGGTCCACGGGGACCTGATCGACAAGGACTACCGGATCGAGGACGAGCACGGCGACGAGCTCGCCCGGATCTCCCGCAAGTGGTTCCGGATCCGTGACACCTACGGCGTGGAGGTGGCCGACGGCGCGGACGTGGGGCTGCTGCTGGCCGTCGCCGCCTGCGTGGACCACCTGACGGCGCAGGACTGA
- a CDS encoding glutathionylspermidine synthase family protein has translation MRRRTIAPRPDWLATVEGQGLIYAMCSDPCNQGGPHAYWDESGYYEFSLPEVEALEEVVEELHLMCLAAADHVVRTGRFTDYGITDPRLAATVAESWRRRAEQPALYGRFDLAYDGTGPAKLFEYNADTPTSLIEAAGPQWFWMEERFPAADQWNSLHERLVASWARQKHLLPSGPVHFAHSRGDTEGEDWMTTLYLQECAEQAGIETVGIAMEDIGWDGLSGRFVDLEHRFIRSAFKLYPWEWLAEDEFGEQLLDVIDHGGGTGSTLWIEPAWKMLLSNKALLAVLWELYPGHPNLLPAYLDGPRELADPGGPGYAAKPLLGREGAGIRIVGPDGAETRLADWAGDPDRYGAEGHCYQQYHPLPDFDGNRPVLGTWVIDGEAAGLGIRETDDSPITHQGARFLPHVIV, from the coding sequence GTGCGCCGCAGAACCATCGCCCCGCGCCCGGACTGGCTGGCCACCGTCGAGGGCCAGGGCCTGATCTACGCCATGTGCTCCGACCCCTGCAACCAGGGCGGCCCGCACGCCTACTGGGACGAGAGCGGGTACTACGAGTTCTCGCTGCCCGAGGTGGAGGCGCTGGAGGAGGTGGTCGAGGAACTGCACCTGATGTGCCTGGCGGCCGCCGACCACGTGGTCCGCACCGGCCGGTTCACGGACTACGGGATCACCGACCCCCGGCTCGCCGCGACCGTCGCCGAGTCCTGGCGGCGGCGCGCCGAACAGCCGGCCCTCTACGGGCGCTTCGACCTCGCGTACGACGGCACCGGACCGGCCAAGCTGTTCGAGTACAACGCCGACACCCCGACCTCGCTGATCGAGGCGGCCGGCCCGCAGTGGTTCTGGATGGAGGAGCGCTTCCCCGCCGCCGACCAGTGGAACTCGCTGCACGAGCGGCTGGTCGCGTCCTGGGCCCGGCAGAAGCACCTGCTGCCGTCCGGCCCGGTGCACTTCGCCCACTCGCGCGGCGACACCGAGGGCGAGGACTGGATGACCACCCTCTACCTCCAGGAGTGCGCCGAACAGGCCGGCATCGAGACGGTCGGCATCGCGATGGAGGACATCGGCTGGGACGGCCTCTCCGGCCGGTTCGTCGACCTCGAACACCGCTTCATCCGCTCGGCGTTCAAGCTCTACCCGTGGGAGTGGCTGGCCGAGGACGAGTTCGGCGAGCAGCTGCTGGACGTCATCGACCACGGCGGCGGCACCGGCTCCACCCTCTGGATCGAGCCGGCCTGGAAGATGCTGCTCTCCAACAAGGCGCTGCTGGCGGTGCTCTGGGAGCTCTACCCGGGCCACCCCAACCTGCTGCCCGCCTACCTGGACGGCCCGCGTGAACTCGCCGACCCGGGCGGCCCCGGGTACGCGGCCAAGCCGCTGCTCGGCCGGGAGGGCGCCGGCATCCGGATCGTCGGGCCGGACGGCGCCGAGACCCGGCTCGCCGACTGGGCCGGCGACCCGGACCGCTACGGCGCCGAGGGCCACTGCTACCAGCAGTACCACCCGCTGCCCGACTTCGACGGCAACCGCCCGGTGCTCGGCACCTGGGTGATCGACGGCGAGGCGGCGGGCCTCGGCATCCGCGAGACGGACGACAGCCCGATCACCCACCAGGGCGCCCGCTTCCTGCCGCACGTCATCGTCTGA
- a CDS encoding DUF350 domain-containing protein, which produces MNDILHGLGAAAAFGAVGVVLLLLGVGLVDVLTPGKLGHQIWVERNRNAAAVLSSALLGIGGIVFTAIMYTYEDFGKGLVSTACFGLLGLVLMAVAFWAVDVLTPGKLGAILVDPEPHPAVWVTASCNIAVAAIVAAAIA; this is translated from the coding sequence ATGAACGACATCCTGCACGGCCTCGGTGCGGCGGCCGCCTTCGGCGCCGTCGGTGTGGTGCTGCTGCTCCTCGGCGTCGGCCTGGTCGACGTCCTGACGCCCGGCAAGCTGGGCCACCAGATCTGGGTGGAGCGCAACCGCAACGCCGCCGCGGTGCTCAGCTCCGCGCTGCTCGGCATCGGCGGCATCGTCTTCACGGCGATCATGTACACCTACGAGGACTTCGGCAAGGGCCTCGTCTCCACGGCCTGCTTCGGCCTGCTGGGCCTTGTGCTGATGGCCGTCGCGTTCTGGGCGGTGGACGTCCTGACGCCCGGCAAGCTCGGCGCGATCCTGGTCGACCCCGAGCCGCACCCGGCGGTCTGGGTCACCGCCAGCTGCAACATCGCGGTGGCGGCGATCGTGGCGGCCGCGATCGCCTGA
- a CDS encoding winged helix-turn-helix transcriptional regulator → MATVPRPGGYVCGIDAAMDVIGGKWKVLILWALDERPNRRFGELRRLVPGITEKVLAAHLRELEADGIVRREAYDEVPPRVEYSLTPVGARLNAALAPLGAWGREHVLGGAPHPGGGAA, encoded by the coding sequence ATGGCGACGGTGCCGAGGCCGGGCGGGTACGTCTGCGGGATCGACGCGGCGATGGACGTGATCGGCGGCAAGTGGAAGGTACTGATCCTCTGGGCGCTGGACGAGCGGCCGAACCGCCGCTTCGGCGAGCTGCGCCGCCTGGTGCCGGGGATCACCGAGAAGGTGCTCGCCGCCCATCTGCGCGAGTTGGAGGCCGACGGCATCGTGCGCCGCGAGGCGTACGACGAGGTGCCGCCGCGCGTCGAGTACTCGCTGACGCCGGTCGGGGCGCGGCTCAACGCCGCGCTGGCACCGCTGGGGGCCTGGGGCCGCGAGCACGTCCTCGGCGGGGCCCCGCACCCCGGCGGGGGAGCCGCGTAG